From the genome of Flavobacterium luteolum, one region includes:
- a CDS encoding sensor histidine kinase: MTSLSFKNRIALNYIVGTGLLVLAVFSAIYFIVKLTVYNHIDENLNIEIQDHLKELRIEKGAVIFMDAEEWEEREHNSVDVNPIFVQFLDLNKKIIEKSPNLKNEKLVFHERKEHFHPFDTKLLGNKIRQTQVPLHVQSKKVGYLIIAMSLSDSSKVLDNLMDTLLITFPIILLILFFLARFYAGRSIRPINNIIQTSKIITKDNLKARIPIPKTRDELFVLSKTINSLLNRIEEAIEREKQFTSDASHELRTPLTVIKGTLEVLIRKPRDNKEYEEKINYCINEVDHLNSLVDQLLLMARFENQKQNIHKENVYLNAVVLDVLKLNAEKIKTGRINVILEASEEFYIYSDNYLVITILRNIISNAVKYSKPDSKVTISLSRENQKIICNISDHGIGIAKKDLESILNPFFRSDSLNHAEIKGTGLGLFIVKRMTDLLKIKFKIESEIGKGTKVLLVFDEYDNSLK, translated from the coding sequence ATGACATCATTATCCTTTAAAAATAGAATTGCCTTAAATTATATTGTAGGAACAGGGCTTTTGGTTTTGGCGGTCTTTTCTGCTATCTACTTTATTGTCAAACTAACGGTTTACAACCATATCGATGAAAATCTTAATATAGAAATTCAGGATCATTTAAAAGAGCTAAGAATAGAAAAAGGTGCTGTTATTTTTATGGATGCCGAAGAGTGGGAGGAAAGAGAACACAATTCAGTCGATGTAAATCCCATTTTTGTCCAATTTTTGGATTTGAACAAAAAAATTATCGAAAAATCTCCTAATTTAAAAAATGAGAAACTTGTTTTTCATGAAAGGAAAGAGCATTTTCATCCTTTTGATACGAAATTATTAGGGAATAAAATTCGCCAGACACAGGTGCCGCTTCATGTGCAATCTAAGAAAGTGGGTTATTTGATAATTGCAATGTCGCTTTCTGATTCTTCAAAAGTTTTGGATAATCTGATGGATACTTTATTGATTACCTTTCCTATTATTCTGCTTATTTTGTTTTTCTTAGCGAGATTTTATGCGGGAAGAAGTATAAGACCAATAAATAATATTATTCAGACCTCTAAAATCATTACAAAAGACAATTTAAAAGCACGAATTCCGATCCCTAAAACAAGAGACGAATTGTTTGTACTTTCTAAAACAATAAATAGTCTTTTGAATCGAATCGAAGAGGCAATTGAACGCGAAAAACAATTCACTTCGGATGCGTCTCATGAGTTAAGAACTCCTCTTACCGTTATTAAAGGAACACTTGAAGTGTTGATACGTAAACCTAGAGATAATAAAGAGTACGAAGAAAAAATTAATTATTGTATTAATGAAGTTGACCACTTGAATTCGCTTGTTGATCAGCTGCTTTTGATGGCTCGTTTTGAGAACCAAAAACAAAATATTCATAAAGAAAATGTCTATTTGAATGCGGTAGTTTTAGATGTTTTGAAATTGAATGCAGAAAAAATTAAAACGGGAAGAATTAATGTAATATTAGAGGCTTCGGAAGAGTTTTATATTTATTCTGATAACTATTTAGTGATAACTATTCTTCGAAATATTATTTCAAATGCTGTAAAGTATTCAAAACCAGATAGTAAAGTTACGATATCATTATCAAGAGAAAACCAAAAGATTATATGTAATATTTCAGATCATGGTATCGGAATTGCAAAAAAAGATCTTGAATCAATTTTGAATCCTTTTTTCAGATCAGATTCACTGAATCATGCTGAAATTAAAGGAACTGGACTTGGATTGTTTATTGTGAAACGAATGACCGATCTGCTTAAGATTAAATTTAAAATTGAAAGTGAAATAGGAAAAGGAACGAAAGTTCTATTGGTTTTTGATGAATATGATAATTCGTTAAAGTAA
- the hisD gene encoding histidinol dehydrogenase, with the protein MNKIDNPKPEIWSEILKRPTQTVDDIEVTVKEIFKEVQRKGDEAVAKYTSIFDGISLENYDVSQAEIEEAISLIPIELKEAIELAKNNIYNFHNAQKTDRVSVETIDGVNCWQEKRPIQKIGLYIPGGTAPLFSTVLMLAVPAEIAGCKEIVLCSPPDKKGKINPAILYAANLCGVTKILKVGGIQAIAGMTFGTQSIPKVYKIFGPGNQFVTVAKQLATQFGVAIDMPAGPSELLIVADDSAVPAFVASDLLSQAEHGTDSQVILVSTSRKLIDEVEKEVQSQLEVLPRKAIAEKAIENSKLIYVENDQIALDLINEYGPEHFIICSEYDDFYCNGIVNAGSVFIGNYTPESAGDYASGTNHTLPTNGYAKNYSGVNLDSFMKSMTFQKISEKGIQNIGKAIELMAEAEGLHAHKNAVTLRLKSLD; encoded by the coding sequence ATGAATAAAATAGATAATCCAAAACCAGAAATCTGGTCAGAAATATTAAAAAGACCAACACAAACTGTTGATGATATTGAAGTTACAGTAAAAGAAATCTTTAAAGAAGTTCAAAGAAAAGGAGATGAAGCTGTGGCAAAATATACTTCAATTTTTGACGGAATTTCGTTAGAGAACTATGACGTTTCTCAAGCAGAAATTGAAGAAGCAATTAGTCTGATTCCGATTGAATTGAAAGAAGCGATCGAACTAGCAAAAAACAATATTTATAACTTCCATAACGCTCAAAAAACAGATCGCGTTTCTGTTGAAACTATTGATGGGGTAAATTGCTGGCAGGAAAAAAGACCAATTCAGAAAATTGGTTTATACATTCCAGGTGGTACAGCACCATTGTTTTCAACTGTTTTAATGCTTGCGGTTCCAGCAGAAATTGCGGGTTGTAAAGAAATTGTATTGTGCTCTCCTCCAGATAAAAAAGGAAAAATTAATCCCGCAATTTTATATGCCGCAAATTTATGTGGTGTAACTAAAATTTTGAAAGTTGGTGGAATTCAAGCAATTGCAGGAATGACTTTCGGTACACAATCTATTCCAAAAGTGTATAAAATTTTCGGACCAGGAAATCAGTTTGTAACCGTAGCAAAACAATTGGCAACTCAGTTTGGAGTTGCAATCGATATGCCTGCCGGTCCTTCAGAATTGTTAATTGTGGCAGACGACTCTGCTGTTCCTGCTTTTGTGGCTTCAGATTTATTGTCTCAGGCTGAGCATGGAACTGACAGTCAGGTAATTTTAGTTTCGACTTCAAGAAAGCTAATTGATGAAGTCGAAAAAGAGGTTCAGTCTCAATTAGAAGTGCTTCCAAGAAAAGCCATTGCAGAAAAAGCGATTGAGAATTCGAAATTAATTTATGTTGAAAATGATCAGATTGCTTTAGATTTAATTAATGAATACGGGCCTGAGCATTTTATTATCTGTTCAGAATATGATGATTTCTATTGTAACGGAATCGTAAATGCAGGTTCTGTTTTCATCGGAAATTATACGCCAGAAAGTGCAGGAGATTACGCGTCAGGAACCAATCATACTTTGCCTACAAATGGCTATGCTAAGAATTATAGCGGCGTAAATCTGGACAGTTTTATGAAATCGATGACTTTTCAAAAGATTTCAGAAAAAGGAATTCAAAACATTGGAAAAGCAATAGAGTTAATGGCTGAAGCCGAAGGATTACATGCGCATAAAAATGCTGTGACATTAAGGTTGAAGAGTTTAGATTAA
- the hisG gene encoding ATP phosphoribosyltransferase encodes MSTLKIAIQKSGRLNEDSIQILKDCGISINNGIDQLKAEASNFPLEVLYLRNSDIPQYLIDGVVDLAIVGDNLLVEKGKGIEVVQKLGFSKCKVSVAVPKTFEYNSVQDLAGLRIATSYPNTVNEYFSKFGLSVDIHQISGSVEIAPNIGLADAIVDIVSSGSTLFKNNLKEVEVILKSEAVLAVSPKVSPEIQKHIDTLKFRIQAVLRARNSKYILMNVPNDKIEAVGKILPVLRSLTVLPLAQEGWSSVHSVIDKDTFWDVIDQLKEVGAEGILVCPIEKMVL; translated from the coding sequence ATGAGTACTTTAAAAATTGCAATTCAAAAATCGGGTCGTTTAAACGAAGACAGCATTCAAATTCTAAAAGACTGCGGTATTTCAATCAATAACGGAATCGATCAATTAAAAGCTGAAGCTTCAAATTTTCCTCTTGAAGTTTTATATCTTAGAAATTCAGATATCCCTCAATACTTGATTGATGGAGTAGTAGATTTAGCCATTGTTGGCGATAATCTTTTGGTAGAGAAAGGAAAAGGAATTGAAGTGGTTCAGAAGCTTGGATTCTCAAAATGTAAAGTTTCTGTAGCAGTTCCTAAAACTTTCGAATACAATTCGGTTCAGGATTTAGCTGGACTTCGTATTGCTACTTCTTATCCAAATACAGTTAACGAATATTTCAGTAAATTTGGTTTAAGTGTTGATATTCACCAAATTTCAGGTTCTGTAGAAATCGCACCAAATATCGGACTTGCAGATGCTATTGTAGATATCGTTTCAAGCGGAAGCACTTTGTTTAAAAATAACTTGAAAGAAGTTGAAGTTATTTTGAAAAGTGAGGCAGTTTTAGCAGTTTCTCCAAAAGTTTCTCCTGAAATCCAAAAACACATCGATACTTTAAAATTCAGAATTCAGGCAGTTTTAAGAGCTAGAAATTCAAAGTATATTTTAATGAATGTTCCAAATGATAAAATTGAAGCCGTTGGAAAAATCCTTCCAGTTCTTAGAAGTTTGACAGTTCTTCCTTTGGCTCAAGAAGGCTGGAGCAGTGTACACTCTGTAATCGATAAAGATACTTTCTGGGATGTAATAGATCAATTGAAAGAAGTAGGAGCAGAAGGAATTCTAGTTTGTCCAATTGAGAAAATGGTGCTATAA
- the hisC gene encoding histidinol-phosphate transaminase, whose protein sequence is MKFDINTITRENVKSLKPYSSARDEFEDFDTAEMIFLDANENPFQNGVNRYPDPQQNSVKAILAKNNNTKQSQILLGNGSDEVLDLLFRAFCEPKKDNIISLPPTYGMYGVLANINAVENREVLLATDFQPQVEKILEAVDENTKIIFLCSPNNPTGNSFSDESVVKLLQNFKGLVVIDEAYIDFSNKESWLTEIDEYPNLVITQTLSKAYGLAGIRLGICYASEAVISVLNKIKPPYNVNELTQQRAKERLKDSEKIKQEIASIIEQREELLKVLLEVSFVEKVYPTEANFILAKVDDADKRYDQLIEKGIVIRNRTTQPLCENCLRFTIGTKEENAVVIRELKLLN, encoded by the coding sequence ATGAAATTCGATATAAATACAATTACACGTGAAAATGTAAAATCTTTAAAACCCTATTCTTCTGCAAGAGATGAGTTTGAAGATTTTGATACAGCCGAAATGATTTTTTTGGATGCCAATGAAAATCCGTTTCAAAATGGAGTAAACCGTTATCCAGATCCGCAGCAAAACTCAGTTAAAGCGATTTTGGCTAAAAACAATAATACGAAGCAAAGTCAGATTTTGCTGGGAAATGGAAGTGACGAAGTTTTAGATTTGCTTTTTAGAGCTTTCTGTGAACCGAAAAAAGACAATATTATTTCTCTGCCTCCAACATACGGAATGTATGGTGTTTTAGCAAATATCAATGCTGTAGAAAACAGAGAAGTTCTGTTGGCAACGGATTTTCAGCCTCAAGTTGAAAAGATTTTAGAAGCGGTTGATGAAAATACAAAAATCATCTTTTTATGCTCGCCAAACAATCCAACTGGAAATTCATTCTCAGACGAAAGCGTAGTGAAATTACTTCAAAATTTCAAAGGTTTAGTCGTAATTGATGAAGCTTATATTGATTTCTCAAATAAAGAAAGCTGGCTGACAGAAATAGATGAATACCCAAATTTGGTGATTACACAAACACTTTCTAAAGCTTATGGTTTAGCTGGAATTCGTTTAGGAATCTGTTATGCTTCTGAAGCTGTTATTTCGGTTTTAAATAAAATTAAACCGCCTTATAACGTAAACGAATTAACGCAGCAAAGAGCGAAAGAGCGATTAAAAGATTCAGAAAAAATTAAGCAAGAAATAGCCTCTATTATTGAGCAAAGAGAAGAATTACTTAAAGTTTTACTTGAGGTAAGTTTTGTTGAAAAAGTATATCCAACAGAAGCTAATTTTATATTAGCAAAAGTGGATGATGCGGACAAAAGATACGATCAATTAATCGAAAAAGGAATTGTGATTAGAAACCGAACTACACAACCTTTATGCGAAAATTGTCTTCGTTTTACAATTGGAACAAAAGAAGAAAACGCTGTTGTAATTAGAGAATTAAAATTGTTGAATTAA